The Onychomys torridus chromosome 2, mOncTor1.1, whole genome shotgun sequence sequence CCTCACACTGGTAAAAGTGTTTGTTGCTTTTTTAATGTCCTACATAGAACTAAATGATGCCAAATTCATGTTTGAAAGACATCTGTCAAACTGTGACCATGCCAAGATGAAGCTCATCACTTTGTATTCTAACACATACAAGTAGAATAGACATCTGTAGTAGTGGGGAGATTACTGCTTGAACTTTTACTGCTTGGCATCCTTTCATTTGGGAAATACACAGATGAGTTTGTGGATTGCTTTTCCTCACCCATGGAAGCTGAGGCACGGCAGGGTCAGTTGACTGCCGCCCATACCCCTAGCTGTGCATAATGAGTCATGCTACTAAGAAAGACTAGAGCATTAGAATTAAGCTCAGTACCTTTCCACTGTGGAATTCCAAATGCCAAGTAGCAACAGCCACTCAGCCAGGCTCTACCTTTAACCACCTACTTACTTTCTCAAGTTACCTGGTGTCGTGCCTGACATTTTCCTGCAGACAGACACCAAGGGCAGTCTAAGGGTTTGTTTTGCCTGATAGATTGCTCTAGAACTCCAGAAAACCATTCGTATCAAGGATGGTCTCAAGAGCAGCCATTGTAGCCACTGATGGCAGCCACATGACTAACTTCAAGTGAACAAAGTTGAAGCTCTCTTGGTCACTATGGCTTTCAGTCTAGGGCCCCAGTGTTACAGGTGTGAATCAGGGTGCATAGGGCACCTGCATCAATTTCCAATTGCTTGTGACCCCGAACAAGGAATTGGACTAGGGACAGACACACGGATGGTGACAGGAAAAGCGACGGAAGTGGACCAGGGCTGGAGAAGGGTTAGGAGTTCAGTGCCACCAGTTCAGAGCAGATTGGCACATTAGCCCCACACGGTGTTTGTTTTTTCTGCGCATGCTCTGTTAGGAGACAGCCTTAATAGGAAGGGGCTTCTAGTCTTTTCAGCTAACTGTCTTCTTTCATGGGCCAACTTTCActaattctctctttctctgtctccctacctccctctcccctacatccttctctcttcctctccctcagcccctccccttctcctcctctttccccacaaCACACTCTCCTGCCACACCAGCATGTAGATATGCTGTTTTCTTCTGACCTGATGGAATAGTAATAATGAATTCCCAAGCCTTAGTATCTATCTtaggaccaccaccacccctcagctgctttcattttattattttccttaggACAAAAGAGAACTAAAAGAATAATAACTCCAAGAGTTTATCCTCAGGTAATAAGGAACTCAGGAAGAGAGATTAGGTTTTTGTGATAGGGACACATGTTAAATGCAAGAGTTTACTTCTCATTTTTCTTGACTACAAGTTAAACTGGTTGTATCACTCCCTAGATGGCTCCATATTCGTTTGAAGTACAGCACTTCCTCCTCTTGGACCTTGACCCAACCAAACCCCAGCTGTTACCTAACTCCCATTTATGCATTCTGCCACTGGAGACCGGCAAGAAGaacagtcttttttgttttttgaaaaaaccAAGTTGCCATATATGGTTTCTCTAGCCTTTCAAAATGTTTGGAAAATCTTTTGTAATCCTACTTCTGTTGGTGACCCCAGGAGAAGCAAGGAAGTCGTTTCTCAGTTTTCTGAACATACAAAATACTGAAATACTGTCGTTTgctaaggcagaagaaacagTCGTTGTAAGGTCTAGTTATAAAGACAAACAGCCTAGCTCCAGCTACCTTTTTGTGAAACCAGACGATCCAACGGTGCTGCAGGTGTTGAACGTGACCAAGACCTTGCTGGACGTCACAGACTTTACCATCCGCCTAATGACTTTCCCAGGAGAGACAAACCTGACCATTCAACTCTGGGATTCCGAAGGTAGGCAAAAAAGACTCATCGAAGAGATAAAGAATGTTAAAATCAGAGTGCTCGGAAAGACAGAAGACAGCCTCTTCCAGGCACCTATGCATGTCAATAGATACATCTTGCTGCTTGTTTTATCGATGATCCTTTTAAATAAATGTGCCTTTGGCTGCAAGATTGAATTCCAGGTACTTCAAACAGTATGGAAGAGACCTCAGCCAGTCGTTCTTGGGGCAGTCACACAGTTTTTTCTTATGCCATTCTGTGGTTTTCTCCTGTCTCAGATTTTGGGGTTGCCTAAAGCACAAGCTTTTGGATTTGTAATGACCTGCACATGCCCAGGAGGAGGCGGGGGCTATCTTTTTGCTCTCCTTCTGGAAGGAGATGTCACTTTGGCCATTTTGATGACTTGCACATCAACATCCCTGGCCCTGATAATGATGCCTGTCAATTCGTACTTATACAGTAGGCTGCTAGGATTAGCAGGTATATTTCACGTTCCTGTTTTCAAGATTGTGTCTACACTCCTTTTCATCCTTACACCAATATCCGTCGGTGTAGTCATCAAGCACAAGACTCCTGAGAAAGCAGTCTGTTTAGAGAGAGTAGTTCGGCCTCTGAGTTTGACTTTAATGTTTGTTGGGATCTATTTGGCTTTCAGGATGGGACTGGTGTTTCTGAAAACGGCTAACCTAGACGTGCTTCTTCTGGGACTGTTGGTTCCTGCACTGGGCTTTACGTTTGGCTATTCCTTTGCTAAAGTCTATTTGCTGCCTCTTCCTGTTTGCAAAACAGTTGCTATCGAAAGCGGGATGTTGAATAGTTTCTTAGCCCTGGCCATTATTCAGCTCTCCTTTTCACAGTCCAAGGCATATGAAGCCTCTGTAGCTCCTTTTACAGTAGCCATGTGTTCTGGATGTGAAATGTTACTGCTCCTTCTGGTTTACAAGTGTAAGAAAAGAGGAACCCTTAGCACAGAAACTGAAAAAACTCCCTTAGTCTAAAACTTACAGCACTCCTAATTCTTGCCCTGGCTGAGACACTGTGGGAGATTCAACTATGCATAAATAATGCTTGCTCTAAAGTCATCTGGCTAAAGCTTGGCATGGGAGGTGAGATTATTTCTTctaatatttgtatgtgtatgttttacaTATTTGTGTAACATATAGGTGTGTAtgttacacacatgtatgtagatgttaaatatgttatatatgtttatatgtgtatgttatataacacacgtgtgtatgtgtgtgtatgtgtgtgtgtgaaaatatatatatatacatacatatatatatatatatatatatatgtatgtatatatatatatatatatatatatatatatatatatatatatattatccatAGTGAGCACCCAGTGACTGCTACAGTACATATTGAGAAGGGAGCTTAAGATCCCTTGCAGTGTGTTAGTTAGGTAATCATTTTAAAACCCCTTAATGAGGAACAGCAATGGAAATAACCAGTAAGTCCTGTGTATCCTAAGTTTGTAAGGAGAGAATGTTCTTTGGATGGAGCAGCACATGATGACTCGGGGTGAGCAGGCAGATTCCTATCTGGCTCTCCCACTAGCTAGTCTGGAAACAGCCTGTCTTTAGTAAACACAGCAGCTCTGTTTTCACAGCCACATGTGCTTCTATCCTCCACACCAAAGGCATTGCCGCTCATCTGGAAAGgacatctcctccctcctctgtccttttttttaaacagtcaaCCTTATTATTGCAAAATGTTCATCCACTTCCTGCACCAgcctcctccccattcccaggGCTATTGCTCTTGTTTCCCCAAACCTTTCCAAACTAGCTTTGGCTTCTTTCTTCTAATTCTAATCAGtcatattaatcttataaattggATGGCATAATTTCCCTGCAAAGAAGCCTGTTTGCTACATACATAAAGCTCCTATTCCCCGGAAAGGTATTATTATCCTCCACTCTGAATTTAATCAGCTTCCCGTTTGCTCCCTACCACTTCTTTACATGTGTCTTTGCCATTTTGTAGGTTCCTTTTGACTCAGATTTTGGCTCTGCCTAAGGTACAAGCTTTTGTATTATACAGGTCTTTGCTTTTGGGTAAAGCAGAGGTTTAGTGTCTCAAGGATATACCTTGTGTAAGCCAGCCTGGCTGTTTTATAGCAATTTCTGTTCTGTTTAATCTCCTTACTCATCTTTAAGCATGAAacccattttgatttttttctatcataCTAGCACTAAATTTACCATATGCTTTTTCAAACAGATTGTTAAAGCACAAGCTAGGACTCAAATGAAGACCATGCTTCCAAAAGTCATCAATTAGTCTTTGGTCAGGGATGTGCAGtaagagtgcttgtctggcatatTTGAAGCCCTGGATTgcaacactgaaaaaaataaacacacacacacacacacacacacacacacacacacacacacacccctctacatGCACTTCCTGGGATAGATTTCTGCATCATCAACATTTATAACTGAAATttttgatgcatttttttttagtaCTTAAGACCAGACCAGTCTATATTCTTGTCCAAGACAATGTAGCCattaaggagaaaaacaaaaacaaaacactcttaaGGATATATCTTTCTCTATTTGACTATTTTCTTGTTGTTGGAGACAAAATAATTACCCCATAGTCCAATTCCCTTATTTTAAAAAGGTTGAAATAATGATGTCAACCTCATTAGATTGTCCTGGGAATTATACTCGATGAGTCTACTGTGCTTGCTTAGCAGGGCACAGAGTTAGCTATTATTACTGCTTTGTTCACGTTTAAACTGTTGACACTGACAGATACATACTGGTGGTTTGAAATGTCAGATAGCTGTATTTGGAGCCTAAACCTTTAATATTTCCCTGCCAGTGTTCCTGCCTATAGTACTGTAGTACTGGGACCTTCTGTTTCCTGCTGACTTAAGATAGACAAATCTGCTCTTTCTTATGTCACTAAGTCCAGCGTATAAAAAACAGGATTCATAAAAACACCTGATGGTATGAGGACGGGTGGCTATCCTGATCTTAAAAACAATGATTGCCTCCCTGGAGTATTTGACTCCTTTAGACAGGAACACCCATTCAGAGGCTCAATATATAACTGTATTTACATAATACAAACTTAACTAGGTACCTCTTAATGAACATGCATTTGCCAATTGCAAGTCAGGAAACCTTCCTTTCTAGTTGTGTTTTATTATCAAACTTATGACACTGAAAGTGTGTCAGTTTTTAAATCTGTAAAACCCAGAGCTCAACAGAAGCTTCATGTTctctcactctccctctctctgtctctgtctctgtctctctctgtgtgtgtgtgtgtgtgtgtgtctgtgtgtgtttaaaatcttTCTATCATCTCCGAGTTTTTCTCTCGTCATGTATGGAGGTCTCTACAAGCATCCGAACCAGCTTTCACACACTCAGTGACAGGGTTTGGACTTTGTGGCACCAGCTCGCAGCACTGACATCATGGAATCAGAACATCAGACACTGTTGTGCACTTCACTTTCAGAAATCATTTGGCAACAGAATGGACTGTTTGTGCTGAAAAACCCGAGTTACCTGACAGCAGTTCTGAAAAAGCAGCGGCAGCTGCTATGAGAAAACAGAACTGGAGTTCCTGCTCATCTGAAGGAGGAAGCCAGCAATAGGTTTAATGTGAAGAAATCCTGCATTCAGTCCCTCATTTATCTTACTTTAAAATGCTTACAATGATTTTAACGGCTTTGCCAAG is a genomic window containing:
- the Slc10a5 gene encoding sodium/bile acid cotransporter 5, with translation MFGKSFVILLLLVTPGEARKSFLSFLNIQNTEILSFAKAEETVVVRSSYKDKQPSSSYLFVKPDDPTVLQVLNVTKTLLDVTDFTIRLMTFPGETNLTIQLWDSEGRQKRLIEEIKNVKIRVLGKTEDSLFQAPMHVNRYILLLVLSMILLNKCAFGCKIEFQVLQTVWKRPQPVVLGAVTQFFLMPFCGFLLSQILGLPKAQAFGFVMTCTCPGGGGGYLFALLLEGDVTLAILMTCTSTSLALIMMPVNSYLYSRLLGLAGIFHVPVFKIVSTLLFILTPISVGVVIKHKTPEKAVCLERVVRPLSLTLMFVGIYLAFRMGLVFLKTANLDVLLLGLLVPALGFTFGYSFAKVYLLPLPVCKTVAIESGMLNSFLALAIIQLSFSQSKAYEASVAPFTVAMCSGCEMLLLLLVYKCKKRGTLSTETEKTPLV